A DNA window from Methylocystis heyeri contains the following coding sequences:
- the thiD gene encoding bifunctional hydroxymethylpyrimidine kinase/phosphomethylpyrimidine kinase produces MVRPAAKLLAIAGSDPSGGAGAQADIKTFSALGGYGMAAITALTAQNTQGVLASVPVAPQLVAAQIDAIFADIEVDAVKIGMLAQADVAHAVAEALARGKAKNIVLDPVLAPSQGEDFSSGDLAPAIVEILLPMAALVTPNLAEAAALTATPAARSVTEMERQARALVSLGAGAALVKGGHLDGAPVDVLFAAGQSMLFGGARVETGQTHGTGCALSSAIAAGLGQGLALEQAVARAKTWLEHALIAGEAFRLGHGAGPPDFFWETRGEPAEGR; encoded by the coding sequence ATGGTCCGGCCCGCCGCAAAACTGCTCGCGATCGCCGGCTCGGACCCTTCCGGCGGCGCCGGCGCGCAGGCCGACATCAAAACCTTCTCCGCGCTCGGCGGCTACGGCATGGCGGCCATCACTGCGCTCACCGCGCAGAATACGCAGGGCGTGCTCGCCAGCGTCCCGGTCGCGCCGCAGCTGGTCGCGGCCCAGATCGACGCGATCTTCGCCGACATAGAGGTCGATGCGGTCAAGATCGGCATGCTGGCCCAGGCCGATGTCGCGCATGCGGTCGCCGAGGCTCTCGCGCGGGGCAAGGCTAAAAACATCGTGCTCGATCCGGTGCTGGCGCCGTCGCAGGGCGAAGATTTCTCCTCCGGGGATCTCGCGCCGGCGATCGTCGAAATCCTGCTGCCGATGGCGGCGCTGGTCACGCCCAACCTTGCCGAGGCGGCGGCGCTCACCGCCACGCCGGCCGCGCGCAGCGTGACCGAGATGGAGCGCCAGGCGCGCGCGCTGGTTTCCCTCGGAGCCGGCGCCGCGCTGGTCAAAGGCGGGCATTTGGACGGCGCTCCGGTCGACGTGCTGTTCGCCGCCGGCCAATCGATGCTGTTCGGCGGCGCGCGGGTCGAGACCGGCCAGACCCATGGCACCGGTTGCGCCCTCTCCTCGGCGATAGCGGCCGGGCTGGGCCAAGGCCTCGCGCTGGAACAGGCGGTCGCCCGCGCCAAGACCTGGCTGGAGCACGCCCTCATCGCCGGAGAGGCTTTTCGTCTCGGCCACGGCGCCGGCCCGCCGGATTTCTTCTGGGAGACGCGAGGAGAGCCGGCAGAAGGGCGATAG
- a CDS encoding RrF2 family transcriptional regulator has protein sequence MRLTIHSDLAFRTLILLAAAGEEGVDIPKIAKTYDVSENHLRKVAQRLAQFGWVTSTRGRGGGLRLGVEPDKIFIGEVLRRMETDFALVDCLGHAPERCLITGNCGLQNIFGEALRAWFKVLDQYTLADALSRSRGLEKALQLG, from the coding sequence ATGCGTTTGACGATTCATAGCGATCTCGCCTTCCGAACGCTGATCCTCCTCGCGGCGGCGGGGGAGGAGGGCGTCGACATTCCCAAAATTGCGAAAACCTACGACGTCTCCGAAAACCATTTGCGCAAGGTGGCGCAACGCCTCGCCCAGTTCGGCTGGGTGACCTCGACCCGGGGGCGGGGCGGCGGCCTTCGGCTCGGGGTCGAGCCCGACAAGATTTTCATCGGCGAAGTGTTGCGGCGGATGGAGACCGATTTCGCGCTGGTCGACTGCCTAGGCCACGCTCCCGAACGCTGCTTGATAACCGGAAATTGCGGCCTGCAGAATATATTCGGCGAGGCCCTTCGCGCCTGGTTCAAGGTGCTGGATCAATACACGCTCGCCGACGCCCTGAGCAGATCGCGCGGACTGGAAAAGGCGCTGCAATTGGGTTGA
- a CDS encoding glutathione S-transferase family protein produces the protein MPTLIHHPLCPHSRFIRLILNEYGVETRLIEERASERRPEFLRLNPAGRTPVLIDDDGLVVAGASVIAEYIDETRGAAAGSGRLMPLDLAERVETRRLVEWFNVKFFDEVSNWLVNEKVYKRYASAENGGGAPDMDVVRVARANVKPHMRYVGYLTGIRKWLAGDRLSYADFAAAAHISCADYLGDAPWDEDESAKHWYQRVKSRPAFRPLLADRAPGMTPGRYYAELDF, from the coding sequence ATGCCAACGCTCATACACCACCCGCTCTGCCCTCATTCCCGCTTCATCCGGCTGATTCTCAACGAGTATGGCGTCGAGACGCGTTTGATCGAGGAGCGCGCCAGCGAGCGCCGGCCTGAGTTTCTGCGCCTCAACCCCGCCGGACGCACGCCCGTCCTCATCGACGACGATGGGCTCGTGGTCGCGGGGGCTTCCGTCATCGCCGAATATATCGACGAGACCCGCGGAGCCGCAGCCGGTTCCGGAAGGCTGATGCCTCTGGACCTCGCGGAGCGGGTCGAAACCCGCCGGCTGGTCGAATGGTTCAACGTCAAATTCTTCGATGAAGTGAGCAACTGGCTCGTCAACGAGAAGGTCTACAAGCGCTACGCCTCGGCCGAGAACGGCGGCGGCGCGCCTGACATGGACGTGGTCCGGGTGGCGCGCGCCAACGTCAAGCCCCATATGCGCTATGTCGGCTATCTCACCGGCATTCGCAAATGGCTGGCCGGCGACCGCCTCTCTTACGCCGATTTCGCCGCCGCCGCGCACATCTCCTGCGCCGATTATCTCGGCGACGCGCCCTGGGACGAGGACGAAAGCGCCAAGCACTGGTATCAGCGCGTGAAATCGAGGCCCGCCTTCCGGCCGCTCCTCGCCGACCGCGCCCCCGGCATGACGCCGGGCCGCTACTATGCGGAACTGGATTTTTAA
- a CDS encoding group I truncated hemoglobin, producing MSTLYERLGGEKAVDAAVDIFYRRVLADGRIARFFDTVDMERQAAKQKAFLTMVFGGPANYTGKDMREGHKHLVEKGLNDSHVDAVLENLATTLRQLNVGEAEVKEVVTLANSVRDDVLNR from the coding sequence GTGTCCACGCTATATGAACGTCTCGGCGGCGAAAAAGCCGTCGACGCCGCCGTCGATATTTTTTACCGCCGCGTGCTCGCCGACGGACGCATCGCCCGTTTCTTCGACACTGTGGATATGGAGCGCCAGGCCGCGAAACAAAAGGCTTTTCTGACCATGGTGTTCGGCGGCCCCGCCAATTACACCGGCAAGGACATGCGCGAAGGTCATAAGCATCTCGTGGAAAAGGGACTCAACGACTCCCATGTCGACGCGGTCCTCGAAAACCTCGCCACCACCCTGCGCCAGCTCAATGTCGGCGAGGCGGAAGTGAAGGAAGTGGTCACGCTCGCCAATTCGGTGCGGGACGACGTTCTCAATCGCTGA
- the ilvD gene encoding dihydroxy-acid dehydratase, with protein MPPYRSRTTTHGRNMAGARGLWRATGMKDEDFGKPIIAVANSFTQFVPGHVHLKDLGQLVAREIEKAGGVAKEFNTIAIDDGIAMGHDGMLYSLPSREIIADSVEYMVNAHCADAMVCISNCDKITPGMLMASLRLNIPVIFVSGGPMEAGKVQLGGKNHALDLVDAMVAAADDHVSDADVAAIERSACPTCGSCSGMFTANSMNCLVEALGLALPGNGTALATHKDRERLFVEAGHAIVDLARRYYEQDDASVLPRSIATFEAFENAMALDIAMGGSTNTVLHILAAANEAEVNFTMADIDRLSRRVPVLCKVAPSRPDVHLEDVHRAGGIIAILGELSRAGLLHGDRPTVHSESLDAAIARWDIAVTNSETARTFFRAAPGGVPTQTAFSQERRFESLDDDRAHGAIRDAAHAYSKDGGLAVLTGNLALDGCIVKTAGVDESILKFSGPARVYESQDAAVSGILTGEVVAGDVVVIRYEGPRGGPGMQEMLYPTSYLKSKGLGKACALITDGRFSGGTSGLSIGHVSPEAAEGGLIALVKTGDRIEIDIPGRSIVLAVDEAELSARRAAQQAKGFAPEKDRQRNVSKALRAYASMATSAARGAVREVK; from the coding sequence ATGCCTCCCTATCGCTCCCGCACCACCACCCACGGCCGCAATATGGCTGGCGCGCGCGGCCTTTGGCGCGCCACGGGCATGAAGGACGAGGATTTCGGCAAGCCCATCATCGCGGTCGCCAATTCCTTCACCCAATTCGTGCCCGGCCATGTCCATCTGAAGGATCTCGGCCAGCTGGTCGCGCGCGAGATCGAGAAGGCCGGCGGCGTCGCCAAGGAGTTCAACACCATCGCCATCGACGACGGCATCGCGATGGGCCATGACGGCATGCTTTATTCTCTGCCCTCGCGCGAGATCATCGCCGACAGCGTGGAATATATGGTCAACGCCCATTGCGCCGACGCGATGGTCTGCATCTCCAATTGCGACAAGATCACTCCCGGCATGCTGATGGCCTCGCTGCGGCTGAACATCCCGGTGATTTTTGTCTCCGGCGGGCCGATGGAGGCGGGCAAGGTCCAGCTCGGCGGCAAGAACCACGCGCTCGACCTCGTCGACGCCATGGTGGCCGCTGCGGACGACCACGTCTCCGACGCCGACGTCGCGGCGATCGAGCGTTCCGCCTGTCCGACCTGCGGCTCCTGCTCGGGCATGTTCACGGCCAATTCGATGAACTGCCTCGTCGAGGCTCTGGGCCTCGCGCTGCCCGGCAACGGCACCGCGCTTGCGACGCATAAGGACCGCGAGCGGCTGTTCGTCGAGGCCGGCCACGCCATCGTCGATCTCGCGCGCCGCTATTACGAGCAGGACGACGCCTCCGTGTTGCCGCGCTCGATCGCGACCTTCGAGGCCTTCGAGAATGCGATGGCGCTCGACATCGCCATGGGCGGCTCGACCAATACGGTGCTGCATATTCTCGCCGCCGCCAATGAGGCCGAGGTGAATTTCACCATGGCCGATATCGACCGCCTGTCGCGCCGCGTGCCGGTGCTGTGCAAGGTCGCGCCGTCGCGCCCCGACGTGCATCTCGAGGACGTTCACCGCGCCGGCGGCATCATCGCCATTCTCGGCGAGCTTTCTCGCGCCGGCCTGCTGCATGGCGACCGCCCCACCGTGCATAGCGAAAGCCTCGACGCCGCCATCGCCCGCTGGGACATCGCCGTCACCAACAGCGAGACGGCGAGAACTTTCTTCCGCGCCGCGCCGGGCGGCGTGCCGACCCAGACCGCTTTCAGCCAGGAGCGGCGCTTCGAGTCGCTGGACGACGACCGCGCCCATGGCGCAATCCGCGACGCCGCCCATGCCTATTCCAAGGACGGCGGCCTTGCGGTGCTGACCGGCAATCTCGCCCTCGACGGCTGCATCGTGAAGACTGCGGGCGTCGACGAAAGCATCCTCAAATTCTCCGGCCCGGCGCGGGTCTATGAGAGCCAGGACGCCGCGGTGTCAGGGATCCTCACCGGTGAAGTCGTCGCCGGCGACGTGGTGGTGATCCGCTACGAGGGGCCGCGCGGCGGGCCCGGCATGCAGGAAATGCTCTATCCGACCAGCTATCTGAAATCGAAGGGTCTCGGAAAAGCCTGCGCGCTCATCACCGACGGGCGTTTTTCGGGCGGCACCTCGGGCCTTTCCATCGGCCATGTCTCGCCGGAGGCGGCGGAAGGCGGCCTGATCGCGCTGGTGAAGACCGGCGATCGCATCGAGATCGACATTCCGGGCCGCAGCATCGTGCTCGCGGTGGACGAGGCCGAGCTTTCCGCCCGCCGGGCGGCGCAGCAGGCCAAGGGTTTTGCGCCCGAGAAGGATCGCCAGCGCAATGTCTCCAAGGCCCTGCGCGCTTACGCCTCCATGGCCACCAGCGCCGCCAGGGGCGCGGTGCGCGAGGTGAAGTGA
- a CDS encoding WD40 repeat domain-containing protein, with protein sequence MTDAATSLTSSVTPIEAGEAVISAAFIETAPILALANGVALLPATGKRAAAHADGAILCTASDGRRMATGGDDGRLVEVDAAGNIKEIADEGGKWIDAVALRSDGAIAWTAGRAARARAASGETRSLDLPSASRGLAFMHKGYRLAIAHYNGVSLWFPGAQAKPETLEWKGSHLDVTLSPDGRFLITSMQENALHGWRLSDNKHMRMSGYPAKTRSLSWSPDGKWLATSGADACILWPFQGKDGPMGAEPRECGVRAGVQATRVAFHPTALVIAVGYEDGMVLLCRVTDGSELLVRRPDSGPDARISALAWDARGARLLFGGENGAAGLLALPQA encoded by the coding sequence TTGACCGACGCAGCTACGAGCCTCACTTCATCGGTGACGCCCATCGAGGCCGGAGAGGCGGTCATCAGCGCCGCCTTTATCGAGACCGCCCCGATATTGGCGCTGGCGAACGGCGTCGCGCTGCTCCCCGCGACCGGCAAGCGCGCCGCAGCCCACGCCGATGGAGCCATTCTCTGCACGGCCAGCGACGGGCGGCGCATGGCGACGGGCGGGGACGACGGGCGGCTCGTGGAAGTGGACGCGGCAGGAAACATAAAGGAGATCGCGGACGAGGGCGGCAAATGGATCGACGCCGTGGCGCTGCGCAGCGACGGCGCAATCGCCTGGACCGCAGGACGCGCGGCGCGGGCGCGCGCCGCCTCGGGGGAGACGCGCTCGCTGGATCTGCCCTCGGCCTCGCGCGGGCTCGCCTTCATGCATAAGGGGTATCGGCTCGCCATCGCCCATTACAACGGCGTGAGCCTCTGGTTTCCCGGCGCGCAGGCCAAGCCCGAGACGCTGGAATGGAAAGGCTCCCATCTCGACGTCACCCTTTCGCCGGACGGCCGCTTCCTCATCACCTCGATGCAGGAGAACGCGCTGCACGGCTGGCGGCTCTCCGACAACAAGCACATGCGCATGTCCGGCTATCCCGCCAAGACGCGCTCGCTGTCCTGGTCTCCGGACGGCAAATGGCTGGCGACTTCCGGCGCCGACGCCTGCATTCTGTGGCCGTTCCAGGGCAAGGACGGACCGATGGGCGCAGAACCGCGCGAATGCGGCGTGCGCGCCGGCGTGCAGGCGACGCGGGTCGCCTTCCACCCCACGGCTCTCGTGATCGCGGTCGGTTACGAGGACGGCATGGTGCTGCTGTGCCGCGTGACCGACGGCTCCGAGCTTCTGGTGCGGCGTCCCGACTCCGGCCCCGACGCCAGGATATCCGCGCTGGCCTGGGACGCCCGCGGCGCGCGGCTGCTCTTTGGCGGCGAAAACGGCGCGGCCGGCCTCCTCGCCCTGCCCCAAGCCTGA
- a CDS encoding cold-shock protein, whose product MATGTVKWFNAQKGYGFIQPDDGDKDVFVHISAVERAGLRDLREGQKLSYEIAQDRRTGKSSADQIKAI is encoded by the coding sequence ATGGCTACCGGCACTGTCAAATGGTTCAACGCCCAGAAGGGCTACGGCTTCATTCAGCCCGACGACGGCGACAAGGACGTGTTCGTCCATATCAGCGCCGTCGAGCGCGCGGGCCTGCGCGATCTTCGCGAAGGCCAGAAGCTGAGCTATGAAATCGCTCAGGACCGCCGCACCGGCAAATCTTCGGCGGACCAGATCAAGGCGATCTGA
- the queG gene encoding tRNA epoxyqueuosine(34) reductase QueG, which yields MPLEDAIRSKALSLGFDACRLAPADAAPQAGARLAQWLEQGAHGDMAWMADTAERRASPRALWPQARSLVMLGANYGPEGDPLAALERRGRGAISVYARNRDYHDLVKGRLKQLAGFIVTQRPGAQVKVFVDTAPVMEKPLAQAAGLGWQGKHTNLVSTRFGSWLFLGSIFTDLELAPDAPGADHCGSCSACLDACPTQAFPAPYRLDARRCIAYLTIENKGPIPREFRAAIGNRVYGCDDCLAVCPWNKFAKATREAKLVAREELENPALAELAALDDAGFRALFSGSPVKRLGHSRFLRNVLIAIGNSGDVGLARRAGDLLDSPSPLVRGAAVWALARLIDSQAFSALAQRRAKAEDDADVIEEWAKETQSDKN from the coding sequence ATGCCCCTTGAAGACGCCATTCGCTCGAAGGCGCTGAGCCTCGGCTTCGACGCATGCCGCCTGGCGCCCGCCGACGCTGCGCCGCAGGCGGGCGCAAGGCTGGCGCAATGGCTGGAACAAGGCGCGCATGGCGACATGGCCTGGATGGCGGACACGGCCGAGCGGCGCGCCTCCCCGCGCGCGCTGTGGCCGCAGGCGCGAAGCCTCGTCATGCTAGGCGCAAATTACGGGCCCGAGGGCGATCCGCTGGCCGCCCTGGAGCGCCGGGGCCGCGGCGCGATTTCGGTCTACGCCCGCAATCGCGATTATCACGATCTCGTCAAGGGCCGGCTGAAGCAGCTCGCCGGCTTCATCGTCACGCAGCGCCCCGGGGCTCAGGTGAAGGTCTTCGTCGACACTGCGCCGGTGATGGAGAAGCCGCTGGCGCAGGCTGCGGGGCTGGGCTGGCAGGGCAAGCACACCAACCTCGTCTCCACACGGTTCGGCTCCTGGCTCTTCCTCGGCTCGATCTTCACCGACCTCGAGCTTGCGCCCGATGCGCCTGGCGCGGATCATTGCGGCTCCTGCAGCGCCTGTCTCGACGCCTGTCCGACACAGGCCTTCCCCGCACCCTACCGTTTGGATGCGCGCCGCTGCATCGCCTATCTCACCATCGAGAACAAAGGCCCCATTCCACGGGAATTTCGCGCCGCAATAGGCAATCGCGTCTATGGCTGCGACGATTGCCTCGCCGTCTGCCCCTGGAACAAATTCGCAAAAGCGACCCGCGAGGCCAAGCTCGTCGCGCGCGAGGAACTGGAAAATCCGGCGCTGGCGGAACTCGCCGCACTGGACGACGCGGGCTTTCGGGCGCTGTTCTCCGGCTCGCCGGTCAAACGGCTGGGCCATTCTCGGTTCCTGCGCAATGTGCTGATCGCCATAGGAAACAGCGGCGACGTCGGCCTCGCCCGCCGCGCCGGGGACCTGCTCGATTCCCCCTCCCCGCTGGTTCGCGGCGCCGCGGTCTGGGCGCTGGCCCGGCTCATCGATTCGCAAGCGTTCTCGGCGCTGGCGCAACGCCGCGCGAAAGCCGAAGATGACGCGGATGTTATAGAGGAATGGGCAAAAGAGACACAGTCCGACAAAAATTGA
- a CDS encoding DUF3280 domain-containing protein, which yields MKTPTARLAQNLLLSVLLLFAAPAGAAEKLKVAFFGFEMFNTSPLPTSAEERARIARIEEVFREMLSASGRYEVVAIPEELQRKIAQSSKITGCNGCQLDWAMEAGAEIAAFGVVQKVSNLILNENLYMDRVDGSAFFSRSVDIRGNTDESWERGMRYLIGNYLLKEK from the coding sequence ATGAAAACGCCTACCGCTCGCCTCGCTCAAAATCTGCTTCTCTCGGTTCTTCTTCTTTTTGCTGCGCCGGCCGGCGCGGCGGAAAAGCTCAAGGTCGCCTTTTTCGGCTTCGAGATGTTCAACACCTCGCCGCTGCCGACCAGCGCGGAGGAAAGGGCGCGAATCGCCCGCATCGAGGAGGTTTTTCGCGAGATGCTGAGCGCCTCGGGGCGTTATGAGGTGGTCGCGATACCCGAAGAGCTGCAGAGGAAGATCGCGCAAAGCTCGAAAATCACCGGCTGCAACGGTTGCCAGCTCGACTGGGCCATGGAGGCGGGCGCAGAAATCGCCGCCTTCGGCGTGGTGCAGAAGGTCAGCAATCTGATCCTGAACGAAAATCTCTACATGGACCGGGTCGACGGTTCGGCTTTCTTTTCGCGCAGCGTCGATATCCGCGGCAACACCGACGAATCCTGGGAGCGCGGGATGCGCTATCTGATCGGCAACTATCTCCTTAAGGAAAAATAA
- a CDS encoding FAD-binding oxidoreductase gives MSLLSYGDRPVEIAEGETVLSALLRAGIKAPHGCRAGVCQGCVQRALQGEPPAQAQEGLSDAQKAQGFFLACICAPKSPLILAPIESSSPRLDAIVRSMDLLAPDIMRLRIEPEAAFPYRAGQFLELVASEDLKRCYSLASHPEEDPFLEMHIRLHPDGRMSRHLSQNLSPGDRIEIAGPEGNCFYEGVEPDQPLVLIGAGTGLAPLWGVLRDALRRGHRGPIRLYHGARDRESAYHAEEMEVLARARENFAYRPCVRDTAAAHGGDVAATALADEQASLAHAAFFLCGGEKLVARLKRELFLGGAKLKHIRADVFTQAV, from the coding sequence ATGTCTCTGTTGTCTTACGGAGACCGGCCCGTAGAGATCGCGGAGGGCGAAACCGTGCTCTCCGCGCTTCTGCGCGCCGGCATAAAGGCTCCGCACGGCTGCCGGGCCGGCGTCTGCCAGGGCTGCGTCCAGCGGGCGCTCCAGGGAGAGCCGCCGGCGCAAGCCCAGGAGGGCCTCAGCGACGCGCAAAAGGCGCAAGGGTTTTTCCTCGCCTGCATATGCGCGCCGAAATCGCCGCTGATCCTCGCGCCGATCGAGAGCTCCAGTCCGCGCCTCGACGCCATCGTGCGATCGATGGATCTGCTCGCGCCGGACATAATGCGGCTGCGCATAGAGCCGGAAGCCGCCTTCCCCTATCGGGCCGGGCAATTTCTGGAGCTCGTCGCCTCCGAGGACCTCAAGCGCTGCTATTCGCTCGCAAGCCACCCCGAAGAAGACCCCTTCCTTGAAATGCACATCCGGCTTCACCCCGACGGGCGCATGAGCCGGCATCTCTCGCAGAACCTTTCCCCCGGCGACCGGATCGAGATCGCAGGCCCGGAAGGAAACTGTTTTTACGAGGGCGTGGAGCCGGACCAGCCCTTGGTGCTGATCGGCGCCGGGACCGGGCTCGCGCCCTTGTGGGGCGTGCTGCGCGACGCGCTGCGGCGCGGCCACCGCGGCCCGATCCGCCTCTATCACGGCGCGCGCGACCGCGAGAGCGCCTATCATGCCGAGGAGATGGAGGTTCTCGCCCGCGCGCGCGAAAATTTCGCCTATCGCCCCTGCGTGCGTGATACCGCCGCCGCTCATGGCGGCGACGTCGCGGCGACTGCGCTGGCCGATGAACAGGCGTCTCTGGCGCATGCCGCGTTTTTTCTCTGCGGCGGCGAGAAACTGGTGGCTCGGCTCAAGCGGGAGCTGTTTTTGGGCGGAGCCAAGCTGAAACACATCCGCGCCGATGTGTTTACGCAGGCCGTTTAG
- a CDS encoding acyl carrier protein, with product MQEIIRQLLAQHGRLHEPVENLSSTADLYDAGLTPFAAIRVMLALEEHFGLEFPVSLLKRQSFASIEAIAGCIEEIAPQARGIERDAA from the coding sequence ATGCAAGAGATTATCCGTCAGTTGCTCGCGCAACATGGCCGTCTGCACGAACCCGTCGAGAATTTATCCTCGACCGCGGACCTCTATGACGCCGGACTGACCCCCTTCGCAGCGATCCGGGTGATGCTGGCGCTCGAAGAGCATTTCGGCCTCGAATTTCCCGTCAGCCTGCTGAAGCGCCAGAGCTTCGCCTCGATCGAGGCCATCGCCGGCTGCATCGAGGAAATCGCGCCCCAAGCGCGCGGGATCGAAAGAGACGCGGCTTAG
- a CDS encoding Uma2 family endonuclease, which yields MSAIPQQRMSAEQFLAWAGGAEGRFELVDGEVLAQAAERAIHAKIKGAAFMTLQNAVKKAGLPCHVLPDGIAVRVGEASVYEPDAQIYCGPELTPDAIAVENPIVVGEGETILTRILREGLVLLEPPGLSFEFAEIHGG from the coding sequence ATGAGCGCGATCCCGCAACAACGCATGAGCGCCGAACAGTTTCTGGCCTGGGCGGGCGGCGCCGAGGGCCGTTTCGAGCTCGTCGACGGAGAGGTTCTGGCTCAGGCCGCCGAGAGAGCGATACACGCCAAGATCAAGGGGGCCGCATTCATGACGTTGCAAAACGCCGTGAAGAAAGCGGGGCTTCCCTGCCATGTGCTGCCAGACGGCATAGCCGTGAGGGTGGGCGAGGCGAGCGTGTACGAGCCCGACGCGCAGATCTATTGTGGACCGGAACTGACGCCCGACGCCATTGCAGTCGAGAACCCCATTGTCGTGGGCGAGGGCGAGACGATCCTGACCCGCATCCTCCGCGAAGGATTGGTTTTGCTGGAGCCGCCGGGGTTGAGTTTTGAATTCGCCGAGATTCATGGCGGCTGA
- a CDS encoding DNA methyltransferase, giving the protein MRDGQLALLRSEDPSLRLGRASVYKGDALRAYDSWLAPTAIVSDGPYGLGKFPGEPTSPDALAEWYAPHAAAWARRAKPDTTLWFWNSEIGWAKAHPALEMHGWRYEETVVWDKGVAHIAGNVNSRTIRGLPIVTEIAARYTRRTNLRSEDGAELPLQQWLRAEWRRSGLPLGQANAACGVANAATRKYLTACDLWYCPPGEAVAAMAAWCERFGPKTSRPYFSIDGVNPPKAAQWDRLRPKWNHAHALTNVWRELPARGAERVERPGGKGAFHANQKPLSLMTRQIVASSDPGDVVWEPFGGLMSASVAALRAGRIAHAAEPDPDFFEAGAARLRAELGRDRREAPDRVAS; this is encoded by the coding sequence ATGCGCGACGGTCAGCTTGCTCTTCTCCGCTCGGAAGACCCGAGCCTCCGGCTCGGCAGAGCGTCGGTCTACAAGGGCGACGCCCTGCGCGCCTATGACAGCTGGCTCGCGCCGACGGCGATCGTTTCCGACGGACCCTACGGACTCGGCAAATTCCCCGGCGAACCGACCTCTCCGGACGCGCTCGCGGAATGGTATGCGCCCCACGCCGCCGCCTGGGCGCGGCGCGCAAAGCCCGACACGACCCTGTGGTTCTGGAACAGCGAAATCGGCTGGGCCAAGGCCCATCCGGCGCTGGAAATGCACGGCTGGCGCTATGAGGAAACCGTCGTCTGGGACAAGGGCGTCGCGCATATCGCCGGCAATGTGAACTCCCGCACCATTCGCGGCCTGCCCATCGTCACCGAAATCGCGGCGCGCTACACGCGCAGGACCAATCTGCGCTCGGAAGACGGCGCGGAGCTGCCGCTTCAGCAATGGCTGCGCGCGGAATGGCGCCGCTCCGGCCTGCCGCTGGGCCAGGCCAACGCCGCCTGCGGAGTCGCCAACGCCGCCACGCGCAAATATCTCACCGCCTGCGATCTCTGGTATTGCCCGCCCGGCGAGGCCGTGGCGGCGATGGCGGCGTGGTGCGAACGTTTCGGCCCGAAGACTTCGCGGCCCTATTTCTCCATCGACGGGGTCAATCCTCCCAAAGCCGCGCAATGGGACAGGCTGCGACCCAAATGGAACCACGCCCATGCGCTCACCAACGTCTGGCGGGAGCTCCCCGCCCGCGGCGCCGAGCGGGTCGAGCGTCCCGGAGGCAAAGGCGCTTTCCACGCCAACCAGAAGCCGCTTTCGCTGATGACCCGGCAGATCGTGGCCTCCAGCGACCCCGGCGACGTGGTCTGGGAGCCCTTTGGCGGGCTGATGTCCGCGAGCGTCGCCGCCCTGCGCGCCGGCCGCATCGCCCACGCCGCCGAGCCCGACCCGGATTTTTTCGAGGCGGGGGCGGCGCGGCTTCGCGCCGAACTCGGGCGAGACCGGCGCGAGGCGCCGGACCGCGTCGCATCATGA
- a CDS encoding peptidoglycan recognition protein family protein, with product MATILTKVLNIVDAIIPAGHPNRPGKKLLVSGVTIHNTDNTNKGADAKAHSKFLIKTGYYMLQGKKHYVSWHFTVDDHEIYHHLPTDEIGWHAGRGNTKTLAIEICMNAGIDHSAANKRAAQLAAGLLHDFKLDITCLYSHNHWTGKVCPKLLLDHHHEGAKWIAFKALVAEAAAELASGKRAILSKEPAHIDPKHLHYTIEDETNEIDHHSLILPEEDLTK from the coding sequence ATGGCAACGATACTAACAAAAGTACTTAATATTGTTGATGCCATAATCCCGGCAGGACACCCCAACAGACCCGGGAAAAAACTGCTAGTTTCTGGCGTCACAATCCATAACACCGACAACACAAACAAAGGAGCGGATGCAAAAGCTCATTCAAAATTTCTTATAAAAACAGGGTATTACATGTTACAAGGAAAAAAGCATTATGTATCTTGGCATTTCACAGTAGATGACCACGAGATTTATCATCATCTCCCGACTGACGAAATCGGCTGGCATGCTGGCCGAGGCAACACAAAGACTCTTGCAATCGAAATCTGCATGAATGCGGGGATCGATCATAGCGCAGCAAACAAGCGTGCCGCTCAACTGGCCGCCGGATTGCTCCACGACTTTAAGCTTGATATCACGTGCCTTTATTCACACAATCACTGGACCGGTAAAGTCTGCCCAAAATTACTCCTCGACCATCACCACGAGGGAGCGAAGTGGATAGCCTTCAAGGCTCTTGTCGCCGAGGCGGCGGCAGAATTGGCATCCGGAAAGAGGGCGATCTTGAGCAAAGAGCCCGCCCACATAGATCCGAAGCATCTTCATTATACAATAGAGGACGAGACAAACGAGATTGATCATCACAGCCTAATCCTCCCAGAGGAAGATTTGACGAAGTAG